GCAATAGAAAAAGACAATTATACAGAAGCAAGTTACGAAAATTTACAAAGGGCTATAGCACAGGCAGAAGCAATTCTGATAAAAGCAGATGTAACACAGGAGGAAGTAAATCAGGAAACACAATTTCTTATAGAAGCAATGAAAACTTTGGTATATTTAGTACATAAGATAACTGCAGTTCCTGACAACGAAGGCAAAATTATCTTTACTGAAGAGGAAATAAAACATGCTTTAGTAGAAATTGTGGTTCCTGAAAATGCTGTGTTTTTACAAGTTTCAATCCCCAAAGACAACGAAAGTACAAAAATTATACTTCATAACAAAGTACTTCCCTTCATGAAAACTGAGAGGAGAGATGAGGCAGGAAATTTAATAAGTTTTACTGTTGAGCAAGGAACCGAAATTACAAACGGAATCTATACCATGGAATTGCTTAAAATAATAAAAAAAGCAGAAATATTAAAAATTGTAGAAGAGGACATAAATCAGCTGTTTCAAGGGACTTCAAAAAAAGTAAAGACTATCAGTGATTATATTGTAATAGGGTCAGCAGAACAAAGTGTAACCCTGGATCAACATGCTTCAATCAGTATTGAAACAAATGATAAAAAGCAGGCAGCTTATAGGGATCATTTGGGGAACATAAGCATCCTTCCTGATGTAGTCAATGAAGAAGAAGGAGAAGCAAAACAGTTAAATGCCTACACCTATTTCAATGAAAGTGCTATGGTAATTAGAAGCAATGATTTATCAAGTTTTGTGCTATTTGATGTTGAAGGAACAACCGATGATAGTACAGATCCAAAGCCACCTACAGAAGAGTATGATAAGATGATTACTGCCAGTATTCGAATAGAAGGCTATGATCAGACCGTTGTACCTATGCGAAGCATAAGTACAAAAGTATTTGACCTCAATGAGTACCTGGGTCCTGCATCAGGAAGCTCCGCTACCCCTTCCAGTGGGTGGGGTAAAGAAAGGTTTCCTAATGGAGCAACAGTAGCCCATGCAACAGTAGAAGCACTAGAGCAGGCAGGTGCCTATTATGATTTTCAAGATTATGGTTGGGCACTCTATATTGCCATGATTAATGGAGATAGAGAATTTGACTATAGATCCACTTCTGGATGGATGTATAGAGTGAATGGAGTTTTACCTAATTTTGGAAGTCAGGAGTATGTTCTATCTGATGGAGATGTTATTGAATGGTATTTTGGTGCCTATGGCTTTGAAACATTATTTACAGCAATGGAGGCAGATAAAATAAGTGCAAAAACCGGAGAAGAAGTCACTGTAACTTTAATAGGAGAAAAAACAGATTTAAGCGGCGGCAGTGGTGTCGGTGCAACGATTAGATCTAAAGTGGCAAATGCACAAATTTATGTGAACGGAGAGCCCTATAAAGAAAATGAAGCAGATGTTTATACGGATTCAGAAGGAAAGGCTACGCTGAAATTTTTAAGCGCCGGTAATTACACAATAAGTGCTGAAAGAACAAATAAAGAGGGATTAAAGGATATTGTGCGCCCTATAGGTGTGGTGGTGAATATTACAGGAGAAACAATAGCTTCAACTATCATAACCATAGAAAACAATAAATATAAAGAAGAATTTGACATAATAGTAAATAGTCAATCAACAGAAGAATCTATACGAAAGGCACTGGAAAGCGCATATGAAAAGCTTTTAGAAGCTGCAAAGGAAATGTGGGCAGATGAAGATGCATTGCAGGTAGCTTCTGAGATAAAAGATGTGTTGAATCTTATGAAGCTTGCGGTTGATAGAATAGCAAAAGAAGAAAGTATAAGCTTTTTTATTGAACTACAAGTGAAGATAATGGAAATTTTAATAGAAAGTTTAGAAAAAGCAACCGAAGAGGAAACCATAGAAAAAATCATCTCTATGGTTGAAGAGGAAGCACTGGATTTGATAAAAAAAGTTATAGAAAAGGCTGATGATTTAGAGAAGACAATACAGCTTTTTGTAAGCATAGCCAATACCTGGAATCAGATCAGGTCCGTTGTTGGAAGCTTAGATAGGGAAGAGACCCATAAAAAAATAATGGAGCTTTCTAGACAAGTGATAAAAGAGTTAACGGTGCTTTATCTTGAAGAAGGAGATATAGAAATAGGTGAAGGAATTTCTAAAAAGAGATTGAATGAAGAACAGATTATGAGTAGAGCTAAACAATTTAAAAATCATCTAGGAGACATCAACAAGGCTATGATGAAAATTGATGCGAAAGATTTCAAAAGAAAAATAATGAATTATCTAGTGATCAACTTGCCGATGGAAGAAGGAGAAGTATCAGAAATAGAAATAAGCAGGCAATTATTGAGAGAAATACAAGAGGAGATCTTTGCTTTAAAGATAGTAGATCAAAAGGCAACGATGGAAATAAAAACAGATGCTTTTGCGGGAGGTAAGGATGCAGATCATGAAATTACAATAAGGATTGTAAAGACAGGGGAGACAATAAAAATAACCAGCAGTGAGGAATTGCAACAACCTATCAAGGTGACGATTCCCTATGATTTAAAAGAAAATAAAGGTGATAACACAGCTGTAATGATCGTTACAGATGACGGGGAAAACATCAATGTAGGCGGTAAATATGATGAAGATCATAAGACGATAACTTTTTTAACAAATAAGGTAGGAAAAATAGATATAGAAGTTGTGAAAAAACAGTTTCAAGATTTAAATGGTTTTGAATGGGCTCAAAAGGATATTGAAAAAATGGCCTCCAAAGGGATGATTAGTGGAAAAAGCAGTACAAGCTTTGATCCATCTGGTAATCTTACCCGAGCAGAATTTGCTGCACTGATGTTTAAAATCTTAAGATATCAAGCAAGTGTTGGTGGCGATGTGGAATTCTCTGACGTTTTGGAAGAGGATTGGTATTATACAACAGTTGTAACAGTAGTTGATCAGGGTTTAATGAGCGGTAAAAGCAAAACA
The sequence above is drawn from the Clostridium formicaceticum genome and encodes:
- a CDS encoding S-layer homology domain-containing protein, coding for MSKNRRKILSFLMICIILFSSLGIGNSGPSFAEELGDSPKRTVIKSVYEKDILQETAIIALEENPLNIRDRLETALPDTVDFVLQDAYSMDWVVSGLARLENYRHKIPLDYVESRVPIVQNLAQQQDAGNRNFKITDFQRMTLGIVAAGGGPRDVGGIDLIERIYNPISKTNSIEYITRQGINAVIFALIAVDTRDYEIPQDAIWTRERMIQEILSNEITAANGTVGGWALYGSVPDPDITGMAMIALGPYRDSNPQVRAAVERGANVLSSLQIDEGEFAGGYHSWGTVNVESCVQVVMGLTANNIDPFSEKFVKNGKTIADAILKFKVTGGFAHSFEASPGSTPGQANGMASEQALYGIAQLFYYMDGNQGSIFRWGNETPPINKTRLEEKLAEAKAIEKDNYTEASYENLQRAIAQAEAILIKADVTQEEVNQETQFLIEAMKTLVYLVHKITAVPDNEGKIIFTEEEIKHALVEIVVPENAVFLQVSIPKDNESTKIILHNKVLPFMKTERRDEAGNLISFTVEQGTEITNGIYTMELLKIIKKAEILKIVEEDINQLFQGTSKKVKTISDYIVIGSAEQSVTLDQHASISIETNDKKQAAYRDHLGNISILPDVVNEEEGEAKQLNAYTYFNESAMVIRSNDLSSFVLFDVEGTTDDSTDPKPPTEEYDKMITASIRIEGYDQTVVPMRSISTKVFDLNEYLGPASGSSATPSSGWGKERFPNGATVAHATVEALEQAGAYYDFQDYGWALYIAMINGDREFDYRSTSGWMYRVNGVLPNFGSQEYVLSDGDVIEWYFGAYGFETLFTAMEADKISAKTGEEVTVTLIGEKTDLSGGSGVGATIRSKVANAQIYVNGEPYKENEADVYTDSEGKATLKFLSAGNYTISAERTNKEGLKDIVRPIGVVVNITGETIASTIITIENNKYKEEFDIIVNSQSTEESIRKALESAYEKLLEAAKEMWADEDALQVASEIKDVLNLMKLAVDRIAKEESISFFIELQVKIMEILIESLEKATEEETIEKIISMVEEEALDLIKKVIEKADDLEKTIQLFVSIANTWNQIRSVVGSLDREETHKKIMELSRQVIKELTVLYLEEGDIEIGEGISKKRLNEEQIMSRAKQFKNHLGDINKAMMKIDAKDFKRKIMNYLVINLPMEEGEVSEIEISRQLLREIQEEIFALKIVDQKATMEIKTDAFAGGKDADHEITIRIVKTGETIKITSSEELQQPIKVTIPYDLKENKGDNTAVMIVTDDGENINVGGKYDEDHKTITFLTNKVGKIDIEVVKKQFQDLNGFEWAQKDIEKMASKGMISGKSSTSFDPSGNLTRAEFAALMFKILRYQASVGGDVEFSDVLEEDWYYTTVVTVVDQGLMSGKSKTSFDPNGYITNQELAVVLSKILLSHGFIQGNTKVLEEFKDAEKIDQWAVDDVGILVENRILLEKENFNSQTPVNRAEAIYMVSRLYDVIMY